Sequence from the Paeniglutamicibacter cryotolerans genome:
CTCCGGCGCCCATGATGCTCAGGCTGCTGGGCTCCAGGGCCAGCGCCGCCATGCCTAGTGCGAACACCATCAAGAGTGGATACATCACCGCGTTGTCTCCGTATTTGTCCTGGATGCGGCCGGCAAACAGGCGCGAGACAAGAACCGTGAACGCATAGACCAGGAAGAACCAGCTGGCCGCCTCGGCCATCGATTCCTGAACCATGAATGGTGCCAGGAAGGACACAATGCCCGAATAGGCGACGCCGGTGACCAAGATGACCAGTGAGATTGGCAGTGCCGTGTGGTCAATGAGGGATCCGAGTGAGAAGCGGGAGCGGCTCCGCTTAGCGGGATGCCCTCCCGCCGTCCGCGGTGCTGCCTCGGGCAGCTTCAGGAAAACGGCGATCGCCAGGGCAATCGCCGAGGAAGCGGTGCAGAACAGGAAAACGGCGGTGAAGTTGCCGCTCGAGGCGAAAAGTACCGCCAGATAGGGCCCGGCGGCCGTGGACAGCGTGGTGGACAAGCCGAAGTAGCCGGTGCCTTCACTGCGCCTCGACGGGGGGATCAACGCCTGGATCGCGGTGGACAGGGCAGTGTTGCCGGCACCAAAAGCCATGCCGTGCACGAAGCGCAGGAGCAGCAGTAGACCGAGCGAACCGGTGGGTATATACAGCACCGAGCCGAGCACGAAGAAGGCCAGCGCGAAGACGAGCAGCCTTTTGCGCCCAAGCGAATCCATCAGCTTCCCGGCAAAGAGCCGCGCTGCCACCGAACCAATGATGAACATGCTCGAAGCCAGCCCTGCAGTGCTGTCCGAGGCCCGAAACCGTTCCACCGCATACAGGGCCATGGAGGTGATCAGCAGGTAGAAAACCATCGAGATGAAGAGGTTGGCGACGGACGCAAGAATGAAATTGCCGGTCCATAGCTTCGTCGGTGGGTGGATCTCCCCGGTCACGTGCTGCCCCTCGTATGCGTTTGTCGGGCTGTGAGACGCATACCGGAGGCCTCCGGGCGCATTCATCCATTATGTTCCACCTGTGGGTTACGGGAGGATCAAGACGGCCAACTGTGGGTACCCTCACGCGTGGCCGCTTTCACACGCGGCTGCCACGCCCACCAGCTGATCCGGAGGGACGGTGCTCTCCGATTGATGACGGGAACGCACCAGATTGATCAAATCTGGGCTTCGGGACAACCCCAACCGACTACTTCGCACAGGATCTAGGAATGAAAACAAGGTTTTTCCAAGGCCCCGAATAGACACTGTGTGCATCCATGAAGCTGATTCTCTTGGGGAGGACATCATGTCTAGGAATGCGAAAGATCTCAAACGTCATAATCGTTCAGTGCGGGGTAAACGGGGGCATCCGAGTGTGCCCCGAAAAATCCTGGCCGGGCTGCTCTCAGTGGTTCTGGGCGGTGGACTACTTCCGCTTGTCGGGGCACCATTTGCAGGCGCCGCACCAGTCGGCCAGGGCCTGACACTCAACGCCGGCGACATGAGGTTCATCCTCAAACAGATCAAGATCGCGGAAAACCACGCCATGAAGGAAGACTCGCAAGGAAACCCGGTAGCGGGCCAACCCCTGCTGGGCTCCGGTCCGAATCAAATTGCCAGCCCTCTGCTGCCCTATGGTCTGCGGACAGTGGACGGAACGGACAACAACCTCATCGTGGGGCAAGGCCATTTCGGTGCGGGAAGCCTACCCTTCCCGCGTTCAGCTCCGGCTGAGTGGCGCACCGACCAGGACGGCAAGTCCTATCAATCAGTGAATACATCGCTCCGGGACGCCGAACCACGATTCATTAGTAACGTCATTGTGGACCAGACGCCGAGCAATCCGGCCGCTATCGCCGCAGCAGGCAAGGCCCATCGTACGGTGAACGATGCCGCCACTGCGGTCCCCTGCACTGCCCCCGACACGCCAGCAAATTGCGTGAAGGCGGGTGAAACGCTGGACATCCCGAATGTCACAACGGACTTCGGCCTATCCCCGCCGTACAACGGCATGTTCGCCCTGTTTGGTCAGTTCTTCGACCACGGTGTCGATTTCACGAAGAAGACCAACAACCTCGTCATGATCCCGTTGGCCCCAGATGATCCGCTGGTGCTTGACGGCTCAGCCGGACAGGCTCCCTTCATGGTCCTGAACCGGGCAGAGAACCAGCCCGGTCCGGACGGGATCTTGGGTACCGAAGACGATGTCCAGGAAGCAACCAACACCGATTCACCTTGGGTCGACCAGAGTCAGACTTACGGTTCGCATTCCTCCCAGCAGGTTTTCCTGCGGGAGTACATGCTCAATGCTGCAGGCAAGCCTGTATCAACTGGTGATCTCATCGAGGGCGAGACCGGCGGAATGGCAACCTGGGCGAATATCAAGACCCAGGCGGCACAGAAGCTCGGGCTCGATATTTCCGATTCGGATATCGGAAACATTCCAATGCTGGCCACTGACCAATATGGACGTTTTCTGCGGGGACCCAACGGACTACCTCAGTATGTCGGCCAGGACCGGACCTTGACCGAAGGTAATCTGTCGGATCCGGTTGCTCCTCCTGCCAACGTTCAGCGCATTGGCTTGGCCTTCTTGGACGACATCGCACACAACGCCAATCCATTTGATGGCCGGACCGGCGCTGCCTTGACCCCAGACTCCGACAACACGGCATCTACGCCTTCATCGAACCAACCATCGGGAACCTACGACGATGAGATGCTTGATACCCATTTCATTGCAGGTGACGGACGTGTCAACGAGAACATCGGACTGACTGCGATCCACCAGGTCTTCCACTCGGAACACAACCGGCTTAGCGGCTACATGCAGGATCTGCTGACTTCCCTGAACCTCGACTTGAATGAATGGAAGCTGGATTCAGGGGATTGGAATGGTGAACGGCTCTTCCAGGCGGCACGCTTTGTGACGGAGATGGAGTACCAGCACATAGTCTTCGAAGATTTTGCCCGCAAGATCCAGCCGGGCATCAATCCCTTCAATGTCTTTACTCAGTCAGATACCGGCATCAACCCAGCCATCCAGGCCGAGTTCGCGCATGCCACCTACCGTTTCGGACACTCGATGCTGACCGATACGGTGGATCGGAAGACCAACGCGGGGGTCGACATCGGCGTTCCATTGCTGGATGCCTTCCTGAATCCTGCATCCTATTACGCCAGTGCAGCGGGGACGCTGACACCCGAAGCCGCCGCGGGTTCCATAGCGATGGGCATGACCGACCAGGTCGGTTCTGAGCTGGACGAGTTTGTCACCGACACCCTACGCAATAACGTGCTGGGACTGCCCCTCGATCTGGCCACGCTTAATATTGCCCGGGGACGCGACACCGGGGTTCCTTCGCTGAACAACTTCCGCAAGGAATTGTTCAAGACCAGTGGTGAATCCTCGCTCAAGCCCTATAGCAGCTGGGTGGACTTCGGGCAAAGCATGAAGCACCCGGATTCGGTGGTCAACTTCATGGCCGCCTACGGCATGCATGACACCATCCGGAACGCTACTTCGATTGACGCAAAGCGTGCTGCCGCGCAGCTTCTTTTCGACATGAATCCGGCCAACACGGCAACCCCAGTGGACTCCTACGACTTCGCCAATAGCGTCGGAGACTGGGCAACTGCCGGCGGAAAGTCAAAGACCGGCGTTGACGGAATCGACCTGTGGGTCGGTGGGCTCGCTGAATCCCAGAATCTGTTCGGCGGGCTCCTGGGCTCCACGTTCAACTACATTTTCGAACGCCAGATGACCGATCTGCAGGATGGGGACCGGTTGTACTACCTCTCGCGGACTTCGGGATTGAACCTGCGGGTACAGCTCGAGGGGAACTCCTTTGCAGAGTTGATCATGCGCAATACCGATGCCGTCGCGCTGAAGGCGGATGTATTCTCGGTTGCCGACTGCGAATTCGAGATGGCCAATATTGTGCAGACCACGGGAAACAACGTTGCCGACGACCCGGCCTCGGCCTGTGATGAATCCGCTCTGCTGATGCGCATGGCCGATGGCACGATTCGATACCGGATGACCAATACCGTTGACCGACCGGGCCTCAATGCCCAGTCCACCTACAACGGCGTGGCCGGACGCGACAGGATCTGGGGAGGCATCGATAACGACACTATTTGGGGCAACGATGGCGATGACATCATCGAGGGCAACGACGGTGCCGATACCATTCTGGGTGGTGAAGGCAACGACATCATCACAGACTCTCATGGAGACGACGTGATCAAGGGCGGTCCCGGAAACGACGCCATCGATGCAGGTCCCGGACTGGACATCATCATGTCCGGAGATGGAGACGATTTCTCCAACGGCGGTTTGAACGGGAACGAGACCTTCGCCGGAGAAGGCAACGACCTGGTGATCGCAGGCGACGGCCCGGACACGGTATTCGGAGGAGGAGGTGACGACTGGGTAGAAGGCGGAAACTCCAACGATCTGTTGCAAGGTGACAGTGGCGCTCCGTTCTTCGACGATATCAACAACCCCGGCCACGACGTCCTGATCGGTGACAGTGGCGAGGACGACTACGATGCCGAGGGCGGGGACGACATCATGGTCGCCGGTCCGGGCATCGAGCGCAACCACGGTGTCTACGGCTTTGACTGGGTCACGCATGCACGTTCCACCGAGCGAGGCGACTCGGACATGCGCATGGTCATCGTTGAGGGCCCCAACGCACTCAAAGACCGGTTCCTCCTGGTGGAAGCACTCTCCGGCTGGGATAAGGACGACATCCTGCGCGGCGACGACGCTGTTCCCTCTGACCCGGACACCGAAGTAGGCGTACCCGGGGCAAGCAACGTTCTCGATGCCGCGGGCATTGCCCGGATCAACGGTCTGAGTGATCTCCTGCCTCCGGGCACGACGAGCTTCGGCGCGGGAAACATCATCATTGGTGGATCCGGCAGTGACCAGATCTGGGGCAACGGAGCCGATGACATCATCGACGGTGATAAATGGCTAAACGTCAGGCTCAGCGTTCGTACGGACGTCAACGACCCGGCAACTGAAACCCGGACTGCAACCACCCTCAAGGATCTGCAAGCGGACATCATGGCCGGAATCATCGACCCGGGCAATGTCGCCATCGTCAGGGAAATCCTTTCATCCCCGGCGGCCACCGACATCGACACCGCCCATTTCTCCGGGGCCAGGTCCGAATACACCATCACTACGACCGGTGGGGTCACCATCGTTGCCCACCAAGACGGCAACGGCATTGATGGCACCGACCGTTTGACAAACATTGAACGGCTGCAGTTCAGTGACACCGTCGTCGACCTCACCGGTACGGTCGTTGAACCGGTTGATGCAGAGGCGCCGACCGTTACCGGACGGACGCCCGCGGTGAACGCCACGAACGTTCCGCTTGCCGAGAATGTCACGGTGACGTTTAGTGAACCGGTCACCGGGGTCAACGGGACTTCGGTCCGGCTGACCGCGCCCTCGGGAGCTACCGTGGCAGCGGTCGTGAGTTACGACGCCGCTACCCGAACGGCGACGCTGAACCCGAATGCCAACCTGGCGGCCAACACCCGTTATACGGTGGGGTTGACCAACGGGATCATGGATGGCACCGGGAACCTGTTGGTGGCCACGACGTGGAGTTTCACCACTGAGGCGGTCGTTGAACCGGTTGATGCAGAGGCGCCGACCGTTACCGGACGGACGCCCGCGGTGAACGCCACGAACGTTCCGCTTGCCGAGAATGTCACGGTGACGTTCAGTGAACCGGTCACCGGGGTCAACGGGACTTCGGTCCGGCTGACCGCACCCTCGGGAGCCACCGTGGCAGCGGTCGTGAGTTACAACTCCGCTACCCGAACGGCGACGCTGAACCCGAATGCCAACCTGGCGGCCAACACCCGTTATACGGTGCGGTTGACCAACGGGATCATGGATGGCACCGGGAACCGGTTGGCGGCCACGACGTGGAGTTTCACCACCGACGCGATGCCGACCATTACCGGGCGGTCACCCGCGGCGAACGCCACCGGCACCCTGCGGGGGGCTAATGTCACGGTGACGTTCAGTGAACCGGTCACCGGGGTCAACGGGACTTCGGTCCGGCTGACCGCACCCTCGGGAGCCACCGTGGCAGCGGTCGTGAGTTACAACTCCGCTACCCGAACGGCGACGCTGAACCCGAATGCCAACCTGGCGGCCAACACCCGTTATACGGTGCGGTTGACCAACGGGATCATGGATGGCACCGGGAACCGGTTGGCGGCCACGACGTGGAGTTTCACCACCGACGCGATGCCGACCATTACCGGGCGGTCACCCGCGGCGAACGCCACCGGCACCCTGCGGGGGGCTAATGTCACGGTGACGTTCAGTGAACCGGTCACCGGGGTCAACGGGACTTCGGTCCGGCTGACCGCACCCTCGGGAGCCACCGTGGCAGCGGTCGTGAGTTACAACTCCGCTACCCGAACGGCGACGCTGAACCCGAATGCCAACCTGGCGGCCAACACCCGTTATACGGTGCGGTTGACCAACGGGATCATGGATGGCACCGGGAACCGGTTGGCGGCCACGACGTGGAGTTTCACCACCGACGCGATGCCGACCATTACCGGGCGGTCACCCGCGGCGAACGCCACCGGCACCCTGCGGGGGGCTAATGTCACGGTGACGTTCAGTGAACCGGTCACCGGGGTCAACGGGACTTCGGTCCGGCTGACCGCACCCTCGGGAGCCACCGTGGCAGCGGTCGTGAGTTACAACTCCGCTACCCGAACGGCGACGCTGAACCCGAATGCCAACCTGGCGGCCAACACCCGTTATACGGTGCGGTTGACCAACGGGATCATGGATGGCACCGGGAACCGGTTGGCGGCCACGACATGGACGTTTAGGACGGGAGCCCGCTAGCCGTTCATCGAATGGCAGTGGCCAGGTTGCACATAATGCGACCTGGCCACTGCCATGATTTCTCCGCTCTGTTTGGCCATGGTCTGTGATTCGACCTCCGGCCAAGCATCCTCAGGGGGAAGTAAACGAGGCGCCGATCGGCGGATTTCACGTTGCTGAACGGGATCAAAATCTGGAATCAACTCATATCGGTGTTCGTTATGATCTCTGGCTGCGGAACCGAACGGGAGAGGGGGAGGAAGGTGCGGCCTGCTCCTCCCTGCGGGCCACCTATTTGAAGTCGCTTGCGGTCCCTGTCAGCCACGCGGGGATCGTCGGTACAGATATCTTTGAGTGACCGGGGTATCATCGGCGGGCGCCTGCGCCTCCATCTCCGGATTCCCAGAAGGATCCGTCCAAGTGGCGCGATGACTGAGATGGCGATCGGACTACGATCTTTACGAGAACCAGTCATTTCAATGAAAACCATGGTTGGGCGGTTCTAGTCCCCGACGCCGGATGGGGAAACTGGCAGGGTAGCAGTCAATGTAGTTCCCTGTCCGATTCTGGAACTGATGTCAAGGGATCCTCCAGTATCCGAAATTGAGTCGCGCATGATGGTCATCCCCAAATGTCCTGCTGGGGTTCCGGCCTCCGGATTGAATCCCACGCCATCGTCCTGAATCCTCAGGAAATGGAATTCCTCATTCGATCTTAAGGTGATTCGGACGAGGTCAGCCTGGGAATGTTTAAGGATGTTTGTCATTGCTTCTCTGGCAAAACGGTAAAGGAGTGCAGCTTGCACCGAATCTACCGGGGTGTCCTGCAACTCCATTCGTACATCGATCGATTTCGCGACCAGGGGTCCTCCCAGGAGCATCAGGGCCTTATTGAGTCCCAATTCCTTGAGATCTGAGGGATACAGCGAACTGGTCATCTCCCGCAGCCTGGTGACATTATCTTGGAGCAGTGTCCTGGCTTCTTTAAACACGGGGCGTTGCGCAGGCGGCCCGTGTTTTTCCTGGGACTCGAGCGCATATGCCAGGCCGGAAAGCCCCTGGATCACATCATCATGGAGGTGCTGAGCAATCCGCTTGCGTTCGATATTGGATGCGTCCAGCGACCGTTGGATTAATGATTGCTGGGCCAGTCGATGGCCTTGGATCCTGCGTGCAAGCCGAACTGCTGGAATCAATTGGGCTAGTTGGAGGGTCAACAAGGCTAGGATGACTGGCGGCAGAATGCTGAGCAGGATGCCGGCATGATGCCGACTGACCAGATCGGCATCGTAATATGCTTCCACGATCAGTGGTCGGCCGTCCGAAGCGGAGACGCCGACTAGGACGCCAACTAGATCGCCTGCATCGTTGTGATTCTCGTGTACGGCTTCGCTCTCGGCCGGAACTTCCATCGTGTTGTTGCTGCCGCGCAGCAGCTTGTGAGTGGGAACAGTAGACGTCGATAACTCACCAACATGGGAACTGACATTGGAATACACGACCCGACCCGAGTCGTCCCAGACCAAGATTTCCTCCACCGCGCCATGATCCAGCCAACCTTCCAAGCGGTCGTTGAGGCGCTCCAGTGAACCGCGATCTCCGGCCCTCAAATCTTCCGTAATCATCGGAGCAATTGCGAAATCAGCTAACCGTTGAGTCACGTTGTAGGCACTGTCTACGGTGTATTTCTCCGATACCGCACGAATCCAGAGCGTCGCGGGCGTCGCGACGACAATGACGGAAATCAAACCCATCAAGAGGAATCGTCGAATCGCGGCACGCACTTCGGAGTCGCTGTCTACCATCGTCGACGGCCTGCTGGTCGGCTGTCGGCGGCTCTCCGGGCTAGGCATTGTCTGCGGGCCCAAAAACACCAAGTTTCGTGGCAGCGGCTACAGCTTCCAGCTGTGAGTGCGACCCCAGCTTGGCCAAAATGGACTTTACATGTCCACGACAGGTATTCACTGAAATTCCTAGTCGTCTTGAGTTGGCCCTGACATCGTGTCCCTCGGCCATGAGGCTCAAGATTTCCAGTTCACGGGGCGTGAGACTCAGGCCGGTGGCATTTAGTGATTCCGGCTGTGCGTACTGGGCAATCAAAGCCGGGGGAACTATCATTCCACCGGGACGCGCATAACGCAGGGCGTCGAGCACGACGGCCAGCGAGCCTCCTTTGGCAAGGAACGCGGAGGCGCCGAACGAAGCTGCTTGTACTAATCCCTGAGGTGTTGGGTGACCAGTCAAGATGATGATCCTCGCGTGTGGCGCGTCGGCGAGTATCTTTGTGGCTGCTGAAATTCCGCTGCCGTCGGGGAGCTGGTGATCCATGATGACCACATCCGGATCAAGGATCAGGCACTGCTCGATGCCCGACGCTATGGTGCCGGCGGAACCCAGACTCAACAAGTCGGGCTCGCGATCCAGCGCGCCCGACAACAACTCGGCAAACGTGGCATGGTCGTCAATGATGAATACGCGTGTCTTGATGCAAGTATTTTGTGCAAGACTCGACATGCTTCTGCGCCCCCCATTGCCGCCCCTGATGGGAAGTATTGCATGGGTGACACCTATTTGACAGAGGCCGACCTTGCGCAGTGGAAGCAACGAGATGGATGAGACATCAACTCTGGGACCATTCCCTGTGCCGACATGGCTCGATTCCAGAATCAAGCGGTGGCGAGGGCCCACCTCAGGAAGGCATCCACTGCCTTGACTGCTTCATGCACCGACTCGTGAAGTCGGGGCGTGAAAAGCTGCGGTTCGGCAGTAGAAGGTTTTGCCGTTGCTGTCCGAAGCTCTTCATCCACCAACATCAGTGCCGAAAACACGTTGGATAATTCCCCGCCACACCATGAAGTCTTTTGCAGAAGCCTGGCATGTGCACCAATCAGAGCCGGATTAGGAGAGCACCCTAATTCTCGCCGGAATACCTGGCGACAACGTTCGTAGGCTTGCAATGCCTCCGCAGTTCGACCGGCACGTTCGAGCTCCATGACCAAGATGGTCCAGGCCCGCTCGCTGAGCCGGTCACCGGATAAGGCTTCAGTGGCCCAAGCGACTGACTCTTCTGGGCGTGAAAGTCTTGAAGCGGTTTCTGCCGCTAGTATCCGGGACTGGATCATTAGTGTCTCGTGGCTTAGCCGCTCACGTTCAGCCCATTCGGGTAGCGGTCCCTCGCCAAACAAAGGCTCGGTGGCGAGCTCAATGGCAGCGCACAGTAATGGGTAGGCTTTCTCGTCGGTTTCGGCCCGGTCGGCTGCTGCTCGTGCAGAGGCGAACGCGGTCAAATCAAGGTCGACCTGACTCCTGTCGAGCAGATAGCCGCCGGAAGTTGTCAGGATGGGACCGGACTTCGAGCGGCCAGGCTGTATGTGGCGCCGCAAGACACAGACGTAGCTTTCAAGGGTGTTGAGGGCTCCCGACGGAGGATGTCCGGCCCAAAGGCATTCGATGAGCGACTCCTTTGAAACGGGACTTCCCAAATGCAAAAGCAGGATTTCCAAGACCTGGCGGGTTCGCGCACCTCCAAGTTGCTGAGGGTCAAGGCAAATGTCGCCGCGTCTGATCCGCAGCGTCCCAAAGATTCTGACAGATAATACTTCGCTACGACACGGATTCAATTCCGATTTTGGCTTGCTCGCAATCAACGGTGTTCTCCCCCCAAGGTCAGGCTTCCATCCTCTGCCGAGGACGTAAAGCAGGTAAGCCCCGGTTAGGGGGGGGCTGGAACCCCTAATTGGGGGGGGTAGGACACTCTGAGCAAGGCTTCTTGAAATGTGAGCAGGCGTTAAATAACGGAGGATCCCCGAGCAGCTCTGCCAGTGGGGATCCTCCGTGGTGTGTGGGCGAGCGGCCGGGGCGGTGCTCCGGCCTCTCGACGGCGCGGCCGATCAGGCGATGGCCGGCTGTTTCGACTCGTGCAGGAAGCGGTTATAGGCCTGGACGGTGAGGAACGTCGGGAAGTCCTCGCGCAGGGCGCAGTTCTCGAAGATCTCGCGGGCATCCTCGAAGCGGTCGCCCTCGAACCGGTCCATCTTCTCGAATTCCTCCTCGGTGAGCTCCTCCATCCAGGCGCGGGTCACCAGTTCGCCCTCGTCGGTGACAGCCGCCTGCTGGATCCACTGCCAGATCTGCGAGCGGGAAATCTCGGCGGTTGCCGCGTCCTCCATCAGGTTGTGGATGGCGACGGCGCCGTTCCCGCGCAGCCAGGCCTCCATGTAGCGGATGCCGACCTCGATGTTGTTCCGGATCCCGCCCTCGGTGATCAGGCCCTTGGTGCCCGCGATGTTCAGCAGGCCCGCATCGTCGGGGACGACGTCCTCGCGCTGGCGATCAACCTGGTTCGGGCGGGAACCGAGCACGGCGTCGAAGACCTCCCGGGCCACCGGAACCAGATCCGGGTGGGCAACCCAAGAACCGTCGAAGCCGTCGTTGGCTTCGCGGGTCTTGTCGGCGCGGACCTTCTCGAAGGCCACCGCATTGACCGCCTCGTCCTTGCGGTTGGGGATGAAGGCCGCCATGCCGCCGATGGCCATCGCCCCGCGACGGTGGCAGGCACGAACCAGCTGCTCGGTGTAGGAGCGCATGAACGGTGCCGTCATCGTGACCATCGAACGGTCTGGAAGCACGAAGCGCGGGCCGCGGGAGCGGAAGTTCTTGATGATCGAGAAGATGTAGTCCCAGCGGCCGGCGTTCAGGCCCGCCGCATGGTCGCGCAGCTCATAGAGGATCTCCTCCATCTCGAAGGATGCGGTGATGGTCTCGATCAGCACGGTGGCACGGATGGTTCCCTGCTCGATGCCCAGCAGGTCCTGGGCCAGGACGAACACGTCGTTCCACAGGCGTGCCTCCAGGTGGTTCTCGATCTTCGGCAGGTAGAAGTATGGGCCACGGCCCTGTGCGATCAGGCGCTGGGCGTTGTGGTAGAAATACAGCCCGAAGTCGACCAGCGCACCGGAGACCGGTTTCCCGGCAACCAACAGGTTCTTCTCCGGCAGGTGCCAGCCACGCGGACGGACCACGATGGTGGGCAGGTCGGTGAGCCGCTCGCCGGTGAGCTTGTAGTCCCTGCCTTCCGGTGAGGTGAAGTCGATGGTGCGATCCAGCACGGCGCGCAGGTTCAGCTGCCCGTTGATGACGTTGGCCCAGCTCGGCGTGGAGGAGTCCTCGAGATCAGCCAGCCAGACCTTCGCGCCGGAATTCAGCGCATTGATGGTCATCTTGCGGTCTGTCGGACCGGTGATCTCGGTGCGGCGGTCTTCCAGGCCCGGGGCGACCGGGGCGACCCGCCAGCTGGTGTCCTCGCGGATGTGCGCCGTGGACTTCAGGAATTTCGGGTCCTGGCCGTTGGCGATGCGGGCCCGGTTCACTTGGCGGGTCTGCATCAGCTCGGCTCGGCGGGAGTCGAAGGCCCGGTGCAGTTGGGCGAGGAAGTCCAGTGCCTGGGGGGTGAGGACCTCTTCCTGCCGGCGGACCGGCGAAGCGATGAGGGTGATGCCGTTCAGGGTGATGGGATCGTTCATGGCGGTGGCTCCTTAGCGGGAAAAGTGCGGGGCGGCTGATGTGCGGGATTGATGGGCGGGCGACTTCGACGGGCGGGCGGTGCAGCCCGGCCCGGCCCGCCGGGGTCCTCTGCCCGGAAGGTTCGGCCTTGCGGGCGGAGGGTGGCTTGCGGCGTC
This genomic interval carries:
- a CDS encoding MFS transporter, which codes for MTGEIHPPTKLWTGNFILASVANLFISMVFYLLITSMALYAVERFRASDSTAGLASSMFIIGSVAARLFAGKLMDSLGRKRLLVFALAFFVLGSVLYIPTGSLGLLLLLRFVHGMAFGAGNTALSTAIQALIPPSRRSEGTGYFGLSTTLSTAAGPYLAVLFASSGNFTAVFLFCTASSAIALAIAVFLKLPEAAPRTAGGHPAKRSRSRFSLGSLIDHTALPISLVILVTGVAYSGIVSFLAPFMVQESMAEAASWFFLVYAFTVLVSRLFAGRIQDKYGDNAVMYPLLMVFALGMAALALEPSSLSIMGAGAFAGLGFGALMPCAQAIAISVVPPARMGVATSTYFLMLDVGIGLGPVVLGLFIPYLGYTGMFAGLSGLTVLAIGVYYLAHGRLNRRPGPSTATA
- a CDS encoding Ig-like domain-containing protein, with translation MPRKILAGLLSVVLGGGLLPLVGAPFAGAAPVGQGLTLNAGDMRFILKQIKIAENHAMKEDSQGNPVAGQPLLGSGPNQIASPLLPYGLRTVDGTDNNLIVGQGHFGAGSLPFPRSAPAEWRTDQDGKSYQSVNTSLRDAEPRFISNVIVDQTPSNPAAIAAAGKAHRTVNDAATAVPCTAPDTPANCVKAGETLDIPNVTTDFGLSPPYNGMFALFGQFFDHGVDFTKKTNNLVMIPLAPDDPLVLDGSAGQAPFMVLNRAENQPGPDGILGTEDDVQEATNTDSPWVDQSQTYGSHSSQQVFLREYMLNAAGKPVSTGDLIEGETGGMATWANIKTQAAQKLGLDISDSDIGNIPMLATDQYGRFLRGPNGLPQYVGQDRTLTEGNLSDPVAPPANVQRIGLAFLDDIAHNANPFDGRTGAALTPDSDNTASTPSSNQPSGTYDDEMLDTHFIAGDGRVNENIGLTAIHQVFHSEHNRLSGYMQDLLTSLNLDLNEWKLDSGDWNGERLFQAARFVTEMEYQHIVFEDFARKIQPGINPFNVFTQSDTGINPAIQAEFAHATYRFGHSMLTDTVDRKTNAGVDIGVPLLDAFLNPASYYASAAGTLTPEAAAGSIAMGMTDQVGSELDEFVTDTLRNNVLGLPLDLATLNIARGRDTGVPSLNNFRKELFKTSGESSLKPYSSWVDFGQSMKHPDSVVNFMAAYGMHDTIRNATSIDAKRAAAQLLFDMNPANTATPVDSYDFANSVGDWATAGGKSKTGVDGIDLWVGGLAESQNLFGGLLGSTFNYIFERQMTDLQDGDRLYYLSRTSGLNLRVQLEGNSFAELIMRNTDAVALKADVFSVADCEFEMANIVQTTGNNVADDPASACDESALLMRMADGTIRYRMTNTVDRPGLNAQSTYNGVAGRDRIWGGIDNDTIWGNDGDDIIEGNDGADTILGGEGNDIITDSHGDDVIKGGPGNDAIDAGPGLDIIMSGDGDDFSNGGLNGNETFAGEGNDLVIAGDGPDTVFGGGGDDWVEGGNSNDLLQGDSGAPFFDDINNPGHDVLIGDSGEDDYDAEGGDDIMVAGPGIERNHGVYGFDWVTHARSTERGDSDMRMVIVEGPNALKDRFLLVEALSGWDKDDILRGDDAVPSDPDTEVGVPGASNVLDAAGIARINGLSDLLPPGTTSFGAGNIIIGGSGSDQIWGNGADDIIDGDKWLNVRLSVRTDVNDPATETRTATTLKDLQADIMAGIIDPGNVAIVREILSSPAATDIDTAHFSGARSEYTITTTGGVTIVAHQDGNGIDGTDRLTNIERLQFSDTVVDLTGTVVEPVDAEAPTVTGRTPAVNATNVPLAENVTVTFSEPVTGVNGTSVRLTAPSGATVAAVVSYDAATRTATLNPNANLAANTRYTVGLTNGIMDGTGNLLVATTWSFTTEAVVEPVDAEAPTVTGRTPAVNATNVPLAENVTVTFSEPVTGVNGTSVRLTAPSGATVAAVVSYNSATRTATLNPNANLAANTRYTVRLTNGIMDGTGNRLAATTWSFTTDAMPTITGRSPAANATGTLRGANVTVTFSEPVTGVNGTSVRLTAPSGATVAAVVSYNSATRTATLNPNANLAANTRYTVRLTNGIMDGTGNRLAATTWSFTTDAMPTITGRSPAANATGTLRGANVTVTFSEPVTGVNGTSVRLTAPSGATVAAVVSYNSATRTATLNPNANLAANTRYTVRLTNGIMDGTGNRLAATTWSFTTDAMPTITGRSPAANATGTLRGANVTVTFSEPVTGVNGTSVRLTAPSGATVAAVVSYNSATRTATLNPNANLAANTRYTVRLTNGIMDGTGNRLAATTWTFRTGAR
- a CDS encoding sensor histidine kinase, whose amino-acid sequence is MVDSDSEVRAAIRRFLLMGLISVIVVATPATLWIRAVSEKYTVDSAYNVTQRLADFAIAPMITEDLRAGDRGSLERLNDRLEGWLDHGAVEEILVWDDSGRVVYSNVSSHVGELSTSTVPTHKLLRGSNNTMEVPAESEAVHENHNDAGDLVGVLVGVSASDGRPLIVEAYYDADLVSRHHAGILLSILPPVILALLTLQLAQLIPAVRLARRIQGHRLAQQSLIQRSLDASNIERKRIAQHLHDDVIQGLSGLAYALESQEKHGPPAQRPVFKEARTLLQDNVTRLREMTSSLYPSDLKELGLNKALMLLGGPLVAKSIDVRMELQDTPVDSVQAALLYRFAREAMTNILKHSQADLVRITLRSNEEFHFLRIQDDGVGFNPEAGTPAGHLGMTIMRDSISDTGGSLDISSRIGQGTTLTATLPVSPSGVGD
- a CDS encoding response regulator transcription factor: MSSLAQNTCIKTRVFIIDDHATFAELLSGALDREPDLLSLGSAGTIASGIEQCLILDPDVVIMDHQLPDGSGISAATKILADAPHARIIILTGHPTPQGLVQAASFGASAFLAKGGSLAVVLDALRYARPGGMIVPPALIAQYAQPESLNATGLSLTPRELEILSLMAEGHDVRANSRRLGISVNTCRGHVKSILAKLGSHSQLEAVAAATKLGVFGPADNA
- a CDS encoding AfsR/SARP family transcriptional regulator; this translates as MIASKPKSELNPCRSEVLSVRIFGTLRIRRGDICLDPQQLGGARTRQVLEILLLHLGSPVSKESLIECLWAGHPPSGALNTLESYVCVLRRHIQPGRSKSGPILTTSGGYLLDRSQVDLDLTAFASARAAADRAETDEKAYPLLCAAIELATEPLFGEGPLPEWAERERLSHETLMIQSRILAAETASRLSRPEESVAWATEALSGDRLSERAWTILVMELERAGRTAEALQAYERCRQVFRRELGCSPNPALIGAHARLLQKTSWCGGELSNVFSALMLVDEELRTATAKPSTAEPQLFTPRLHESVHEAVKAVDAFLRWALATA